From Hippoglossus stenolepis isolate QCI-W04-F060 chromosome 19, HSTE1.2, whole genome shotgun sequence, the proteins below share one genomic window:
- the cd226 gene encoding CD226 antigen isoform X1 — MDAVQKDHWYFVVLIFLPFLRVAVQQKEAVTVRLEEGMILACLCPWNGNLSMVSWTKIPDKVPIAVFHPEYGSSFSRQHMERIEFLRTAPMDGSISMKNVTHQDIGIYHCSVQTFPGGPWITSVQVEDLDEPPEEGEDDDDDDEEGGEDIAEHPTPEGILADVQLVAEQDSNLTISCNHKHDGTVYQALLERMPSGHPWGIIGVCKQVEGSLVGEDYSDRGQVSCADSLDVNLHLTGVVLDDRGFYRCTFNTDAGVRTTTVLLTVVTPGGFSLSLYMMYIYIGAGCAGLLLVLVVLILAIRQRKKSRREEYRVKLHPSQRQPNIYENVFVCAGNTKRSRQKGSCPMYANLPTPRSHRTRRPPRVK, encoded by the exons ATGGACGCTGTACAAAAGGACCACTGGTACTTTGTGGTACTCatctttctcccttttctcaGAG TTGCTGTCCAGCAGAAAGAGGCCGTTACAGTCCGACTGGAGGAAGGGATGATCCTCGCCTGTCTGTGCCCCTGGAACGGCAACCTCAGCATGGTGTCCTGGACCAAAATACCCGACAAGGTTCCCATAGCCGTGTTCCACCCAGAGTACGGCTCGTCCTTCTCTCGCCAACACATGGAGAGGATAGAGTTCCTGAGGACCGCGCCCATGGACGGAAGCATTTCCATGAAGAACGTCACTCATCAGGACATCGGGATTTACCACTGCTCAGTTCAGACGTTCCCTGGAGGACCCTGGATCACGAGCGTACAGGTGGAGGATTTAG ATGAGCCGcctgaagaaggagaagatgatgatgatgatgatgaagaaggaggagaagacatCGCAGAGCACCCCACCCCAGAGGGGATTTTGGCAGACGTACAGTTGGTGGCGGAGCAGGACAGCAACCTGACCATCAGCTGCAACCACAAGCACGACGGCACCGTTTACCAGGCCCTGCTGGAGAGGATGCCGTCCGGCCATCCCTGGGGCATCATCGGCGTGTGCAAGCAGGTGGAGGGGAGCCTGGTGGGCGAGGACTACAGCGACAGGGGGCAGGTCAGCTGCGCTGACAGCCTGGATGTCAACCTGCACCTGACGGGTGTGGTGCTGGACGATAGGGGTTTCTACCGCTGCACCTTCAACACAGATGCGGGGGTGCGGACCACCACCGTGCTGCTCACGGTCGTCACTCCAG GTGGATTCAGCCTGTCTCTGTACATgatgtatatttacatcggggCTGGATGTGCAGGGCTTCTTCTCGTCCTAGTCGTCCTCATACTAGCTATAAGGCAAAG gaagaagagcaggagagaggagtaCCGAGTCAAACTGCACCCGTCTCAGAGACAG CCAAACATCTACGagaacgtgtttgtgtgtgcgggGAACACAAAGAGGTCCCGGCAGAAAGGAAGCTGCCCCATGTACGCCAACCTGCCGACCCCACGATCCCACAGAACCAGACGTCCGCCTCGTGTTAAATGA
- the rttn gene encoding rotatin — MELSPLIKKIAHSLVEIRVRALKSIISKLDHSLISVCDIVQEKMLFVYLLEWFNFPEVPMQEQVLELLTTLSKHPSAAQMLRDVGAVDFLTQLSPNVEPRLRAVISGTLDQLFQLPELLHSRTMVYSHGPRDAALTAPTVVPPEDFPKMGYFHKSMPARTEVPPHKIPVHESVRCLKFSVFPWLTLTNTDRHILSSNESSLRSNNPNLVRTTCDLLCDVIMQDFPPEIFLQRPSIVKNLLSLLRGGAGKGEPSYLHLQAVSCLRQLCAGLRRRLRFHQDPSFYSTKQDPVSQNSSFSYSQEVRGTQRSNASSPGGECSPRPSVVGRTGQRARGDGQDGDVASNSGSSNRGGAATQAPRQTAQSPADTAHLELPDLGAEDVLELQLQQLTLAQFTVSIMEHAIPLLKTEGSHVFHRVLGLLCDAILLLGDSVCELVWDDRSLVGMELKEKLQAFMELLGDILSYHQSHPADIPHSAQIHHRMAYTGTAIFTIKLLQTILPPEKAGDNLPESTATAVFHLCLDTSLGSLFPSVQETAVAYLEQVNSDHHDLYSRVTRAALWMESTCNFLKEAQAEGEKNWLELLELADQAIDGLPFHQHLPIVKECVHICSYLWKFDQPSPLLQTESQKLLLKLLSHPLPSVKTDTYTCALNLVKDCVGIQNVSRQQKGACDAINFLLHHRVLYELSAFGLQDSAEKVNVAAKDILLFLLKGRLMMTASTWDRFNEALYPVMPILQGYAGTEESLGNCVLLISDTSDVTRDNVFPSSAKLKAALRLLFTKQPAVRTAAAQQVIPHLTNADEAKTVRQDQDQPVISMLPNLYCVRNPLDISLDTNSKSVLKVESVEKLFCILSSDTVDISLKRSAAGQLSVVLQDTTMHPVLKNLGITDKVLSFIMGSVNGNKSLDCLLEPCICILRKLVYADPSLRHSLAQRNLLLLTLLRASLILKENKSSGNEIAILMSLLLFDEIAGIEIWSDKSSTDVTLAPFSLPLTVIRRYNLPFQAASHHAVSPYCCVLPSSSGLLTLAPARQALQVAWNTAWHSGIDNLLEELHGPTRDPEFHPDLKLSDEQVLWLRAVHLPAALPDCIQAIGRAAGHRSVTSALSRLSLYLLIDRLALPHVPSHSCRDTLHSLSWHSAMTRFLQVRPACVEDERLLVGIVAFLNAYFRQMHTESASDPEDEDLRWILEVLLSQESVSLLNLLLAVETQTSTQNTGEPEELKNHVGQRLQRELTGFFNTLLLRLSCTTDRLCLALAGPFKSQLAVCLLRSLRVSDAPRFYGLPSLERTLQGMVSLTAEPGWSSHCPDLEPVSLCSKYLSGLLEVISSFYVEWGGNSMSFMGKGVTKNAVISLLHLSHEMLTENKDKDFISQWSLGNEAAAEEASNSQLGLAWLIPLWVDRDPEVRFASLALGGALSSVPSGCQTLCASCQNISGGLWGTLLNILLDQQESSMVRREAAFILQNLLVMPMPANAEEAKDSDWQHPCVHDEVSGLSLVGLPALQALLYHCQFFQHVALSASICYRGRYTFHVQPAGSGSSQESESLDSESSLWFWRCDPPAPAASSRRPSSSLSTSSTVIRGSEPHIPKAFSSLSISEDTPASRLTAQGQSDTDTSDSVTSQDSRQCEPLAAEPVVMVTPDLLTAHCGLLTSLLSILPEFTLTAIGHNQLLQALSSLVEIRPIEKCLNELNSPNVLPGEREDIKSQFVTLLQLLSGFSKLLQSCITVNQELIPELDFTKQLLTTLVAVLMLDTKGLDAGTRDTVCLCWADVFMLLATLVRRDSSAAYPSVSAALGKRWRTFAGTLSVCVTEKFADPQLHTVALQFLCAIFTEETKSRGDEATTPNSKCATSLTDIVNGPSAGQLCELLLQSFDKRTLQDPLKKLTARALTTLLACSPTAQSHAADAGLIDSCVEQMKQTHSQLHLESVRPSKASLRKKEEAHLKEVRLSVEILRSALYRNDECKVVASDARLTLTLYALWPWLLLDDPNMEAVLELLCVYTANCTTACSSLCGSIPPGSKGSSSSSLMHAVMKLASGLAPDNSPVQKLAFSLLTNLAMSRDCRGLLQKNNFLQAFVSVPVPKAGGGGGVLGLWLKLLVTLSFAEDIQQSLLRVTGVLELLADLAAHRRNALLTLHNLCLWPANKPHVIASDKAMKTLLCCLESKEMETRCMGASALWALLHNNQRAKTTMKCPSIRRRIDEAHTISKKAAENNPDPMGPYLLKCFENLSQLLNN; from the exons CATCCGAGTGCAGCCCAGATGCTGAGAGACGTCGGGGCGGTGGACTTCCTCACTCAGCTGTCTCCTAACGTGGAGCCCAGACTGCGAGCTGTCATCAGTGGAACCCTGGACCAGCTGTTCCAGCTGCCTGAGCTTCTCCACAGCAGAACAATGGTCTACTCGCATGGACCACGTGATGCAGCTCTGACAG CTCCGACTGTTGTTCCACCTGAAGATTTTCCTAAAATGGGCTATTTCCACAAGAGTATGCCAGCTCGTACAGAAGTTCCACCTCACAAGATCCCAG TGCACGAGTCTGTGAGATGTCTgaagttttctgtgtttccatGGCTGACtttgacaaacacagacagacacatactTTCATCCAatgagag TTCCCTAAGGAGCAACAACCCAAACTTGGTGCGAACCACATGCGATCTTCTGTGCGATGTCATTATGCAGGACTTTCCTCCAGAGATCTTCCTGCAGAGGCCAAGTATTGTAAAG AACCTTCTTTCCCTATTGAGGGGGGGTGCTGGTAAAGGTGAGCCGAGCTACCTCCACTTGCAGGCTGTCTCCTGCCTGCGGCAGCTTTGTGCAGGGCTAAGGAGGAGACTGCgctttcatcaagatccaagcTTCTACTCTACAAAGCAAG ATCCAGTGTCCCAGAATTCCTCCTTCTCCTACTCCCAGGAGGTGCGGGGGACCCAGCGTTCCAATGCCTCCTCCCCAGGGGGAGAGTGCTCTCCCCGACCCTCTGTGGTGGGACGCACGGGCCAAAGAGCCAGGGGAGATGGCCAAGATGGGGATGTAGCTTccaacag TGGCAGCTCGAACAGGGGTGGAGCTGCAACCCAGGCCCCCAGGCAGACGGCCCAGTCACCTGCAGATACGGCCCATCTGGAGCTTCCTGACCTGGGGGCGGAAGATGTCCTGGAGCTGCAGTTACAGCAGCTCACTCTGGCCCAGTTCACGGTTTCCATCATGGAGCATGCTATACCGCTTCTTAAGACAG AGGGTTCGCATGTGTTCCATCGTGTTCTGGGGCTGCTCTGTGACGCCATCCTCCTGCTCGGGGACAGCGTGTGTGAGCTGGTCTGGGACGATCGCAGCCTGGTGGGGATGGAGCTG AAGGAGAAGCTGCAAGCCTTTATGGAGTTATTGGGCGATATCCTGAGCTACCATCAGAGCCACCCAGCAGACATTCCTCACAGCGCTCAGATTCACCACAGAATGGCTTACACAGGCACGGCCATATTTACCATTAAACTCCTACAGACCATCCTCCCTCCTGAGAAG GCTGGTGACAATCTCCCAGAAAGCACTGCGACAGCTGTATTCCATCTATGCTTGGACACATCTTTGGGGAGTTTATTCCCCAGTGTGCAAGAGACAGCAGTAGCTTACTTGGAGCAGGTGAACTCTGACCACCACGACCTCTACTCGAGGGTGACCCGTGCTGCCCTCTGGATGGAGTCCACTTGCAACTTTCTCAAGGAAGCACAAGCTGAG GGAGAAAAAAACTGGTTGGAGTTACTGGAGCTGGCAGACCAGGCCATCGACGGCCTCCCGTTTCACCAGCACTTACCCATCGTCAAAGAATGTGTTCACATCTGCTCTTACCT GTGGAAGTTTGATCAGCCTAGCCCGCTTCTCCAGACAGAGAGCCAGAAACTTCTCCTCAAGCTGCTGTCTCATCCTTTACCTTCCGTCAAGACGGATACGTACACATGCGCACTCAACCTGGTCAAG GACTGCGTTGGCATCCAGAATGTGTCACGACAGCAAAAAGGAGCCTGTGATGCAATCAACTTCCTGCTCCACCACAGAGTGCTCTATGAATTAAGTGCGTTTGGACTCCAGGACTCGGCAGAAAAA GTGAACGTGGCTGCCAAGGATATCCTGCTATTCCTGCTCAAGGGACGATTGATGATGACAGCATCAACCTGGGACAGATTCAACGAGGCACTTTACCCGGTCATGCCCATATTGCAG ggttATGCCGGCACCGAAGAGTCACTGGGTAACTGCGTCCTGCTGATAAGTGACACGTCGGACGTGACAAGAGACAACGTGTTTCCAAGCTCAGCCAAACTAAAAGCAGCACTCCGTCTCCTTTTCACGAAACAGCCTGC TGTGAGAACAGCAGCAGCGCAACAAGTCATTCCTCACCTAACCAACGCTGATGAAGCTAAAACAGTCAGACAAGACCAGGATCAACCGGTGATCTCCATGCTGCCCAATCTCTACTGTGTCAGAAATCCTTTGGACATCTCACTGGACACAAACAGCAAGTCTGTCCTCAAG GTGGAGTCGGTGGAGAAGCTGTTTTGTATCCTGTCCTCAGACACTGTCGACATCTCTCTGAAAAGATCGGCAGCCGGGCAGCTGTCTGTGGTGCTGCAAG ACACGACAATGCACCCAGTGCTGAAGAATCTTGGAATAACAGACAAAGTCCTTTCTTTCATTATGGGAAGTGTCAACGGCAACAAG AGCTTGGATTGCCTGCTGGAGCCTTGTATATGTATCCTGAGGAAGCTGGTGTATGCTGATCCATCTCTGAGGCACAGCCTGGCACAGCGcaacctcctgctcctcacactGCTTAGGG CATCCCTGATATTGAAGGAGAACAAAAGCAGTGGGAATGAGATCGCTATCTTAATGAGTTTGCTGTTGTTTGATGAGATTGCCGGCATCGAAATATg GTCGGACAAATCCAGCACAGATGTGACTCTCGCACCGTTCTCCCTTCCTCTGACAGTAATACGCAG GTACAACCTCCCGTTCCAGGCAGCGAGTCATCACGCCGTCAGCCCGTACTGCTGCGTCCTGCCTTCATCCTCTGGCCTCCTGACCCTGGCCCCTGCTCGCCAAGCCCTGCAGGTGGCCTGGAACACTGCATGGCATTCTGGGATAGACAACCTCCTTGAGGAGCTGCATGGTCCAACCAGGGACCCTGA ATTTCATCCCGACTTAAAGCTGTCAGACGAACAGGTTCTGTGGCTGCGGGCGGTGCACCTCCCCGCCGCGCTGCCGGACTGCATCCAGGCCATCGGCAGGGCAGCAGGACACAGGTCTGTGACCTCTGCCCTCTCCAGGCTCAGCCTCTACCTGCTGATTGACAGACTGGCCCTCCCGCATGTCCCCAGccacagctgcagagacactcTTCACTCGCTCAGTTGGCACTCAGCAATGACCAG GTTTCTCCAGGTGCGTCCAGCCTGTGTTGAGGATGAGAGGTTGCTGGTGGGCATTGTTGCATTTTTGAATGCCTACTTCAGACAGATGCACACCGAGTCTGCTTCTGACCCAGAGGACGAGGACCTGCGTTGGATACTAGAGGTGCTTCTCAGCCAG GAGTCAGTGTCCCTCCTGAATTTGCTGCTTGCTGTGGAGACTCAGACCTCGACTCAGAACACAGGGGAACCAGAGGAACTGAAGAACCACGTCGGCCAGAGACTGCAGAGAGAACTCACCGGCTTCTTCAATACCTTACTCCTCCGACTATCATGCACGACTGACAG GCTATGTTTGGCATTAGCCGGCCCCTTCAAGAGCCAGCTGGCAGTGTGTCTGCTTCGGAGCCTGCGGGTGTCCGATGCCCCGCGATTCTATGGCCTTCCCAGCCTGGAGAGGACGCTGCAGGGCATGGTCAGCCTGACTGCTGAGCCTGGCTGGAGCTCGCACTGCCCTGACCTGGAGCCTGTCTCCCTCTGCTCAAAGTATCTCAGTGGGCTGCTGGAG GTGATCTCCTCTTTTTATGTTGAGTGGGGAGGAAACTCGATGTCGTTCATGGGGAAAGGTGTGACGAAGAATGCCGTCATCTCTCTGCTTCACCTGTCGCATGAGATGTTGACTGAAAACAAGGACAAG GACTTCATTTCCCAGTGGTCTTTGGGGAATGAGGCAGCTGCCGAGGAGGCTAGTAACTCTCAGCTGGGTTTGGCCTGGCTCATCCCACTATGGGTGGATCGAGACCCAGAG GTGAGGTTCGCCAGCTTGGCTCTGGGTGGAGCTCTGTCGTCGGTGCCCAGCGGGTGCCAGACTCTGTGTGCGAGCTGTCAGAACATCAGTGGAGGTCTGTGGGGCACGTTGCTCAACATCCTCCTGGATCAGCAGGAGAGCAGCATGGTCCGCAGAGAG GCTGCTTTTATCCTGCAGAACTTGCTGGTGATGCCGATGCCTGCCAACGCAGAGGAGGCCAAGGACTCGGACTGGCAG CACCCATGTGTCCATGATGAGGTGTCTGGCCTCTCTTTGGTGGGTCTCCCGGCGCTCCAGGCTCTGCTCTACCACTGTCAGTTCTTCCagcatgtggctctctctgcctccatttGTTACCGAGGCAGGTACACGTTCCACGTACAACCTGCTGGCAGTGGCAGTTCCCAGGAGAGTGAGTCACTGG ATTCTGAGAGTTCTCTGTGGTTCTGGAGATGCGACCCTCCAGCACCAGCTGCTAGCTCTCGGAGAccctccagctccctctctACATCCAGCACTGTG ATTAGAGGCTCAGAGCCACACATCCCTAAGGCTTTCTCCTCACTGAGCATCTCAGAAGATACTCCTGCCAGCAGGCTGACGGCTCAAG GCCAGAGTGACACGGACACCAGTGACTCTGTTACCTCCCAAGATTCCAGACAGTGCGAGCCATTGGCCGCGGAACCCGTCGTCATGGTAACTCCCGACCTCCTGACGGCCCACTGCGGCCTGCTGACTAGTCTGCTGTCCATCCTGCCTGAGTTCACCCTCACTGCCATCGgacacaaccagctcctccaggcccTGTCCAG tCTAGTGGAAATCAGGCCCATCGagaaatgtctgaatgagctgAATTCACCCAACGTGctgccaggagagagagaagacatcAAGAGCCAG tTTGTCACCTTACTCCAGCTCCTGTCCGGCTTCTCGAAGCTGCTGCAGTCGTGTATCACAGTGAACCAGGAACTGATTCCTGAGCTGGACTTCACGAAACAGCTGTTGACGACTCTGGTTGCAGTTCTCATGCTGGACACCAAAGGATTAG ATGCAGGTACGCGGGACACGGTTTGTCTGTGCTGGGCAGACGTGTTTATGCTCCTGGCTACTCTGGTGAGGAGGGACAGCTCAGCGGCGTACCCATCTGTCTCCGCTGCGCTGGGGAAACGCTGGCGGACATTTGCAG gaacattatcagtgtgtgtgactgagaaGTTTGCAGACCCTCAGCTCCACACAGTCGCTCTGCAATTCCTCTGTGCAATTTTCACAGAGGAGACTAAGAGTCGAGGTGACGAGGCCACAACCCCTAACTCCAAGTGTGCAACTTCTTTGACTGACATTGTGAATGGTCCCTCGGCCGGCCAGCTCTGTGAACTGTTACTCCAG AGTTTTGATAAGAGGACCCTTCAGGACCCTTTAAAGAAGCTGACAGCAAGAGCTCTGACGACGCTGTTGGCATGCAGCCCCACAGCTCAAAGCCATGCGGCCGATG CTGGTTTAATCGACAGCTGTGTGGAGCAAATGAAGCAGACTCATTCCCAGCTCCACCTGGAGTCAGTCCGACCCAGCAAGGCTTCTCTCCGCAAAAAG GAAGAAGCCCATTTAAAGGAAGTCAGGCTGAGTGTGGAGATCCTGCGGAGCGCTCTTTACCGCAACGATGAATGCAAA gtGGTGGCTTCAGATGCTCGCCTCACACTGACCCTCTATGCTCTTTGGCCTTGGCTCCTATTGGACGACCCCAACATGGAGGCAGTGCTGGAGCTTCTGTGTGTCTATACAGCCAACTGCACCACAG CATGCAGTTCTCTCTGTGGGAGTATACCGCCAGGATCGAAAGGCTCCTCCAGTAGCTCTCTTATGCACGCTGTCATGAAGCTGGCCTCAGGGCTCGCCCCGGACAACAGCCCGGTCCAGAAGCTGgccttctctctcctcacaaaCCTCGCCATGTCCCGCGACTGCAGGGGCCTCCTGCAAAAG AATAACTTCCTTCAAGCCTTCGTTTCGGTGCCAGTACCCAAGGcaggtggtggtggcggcgTACTGGGCCTGTGGCTGAAGCTGCTGGTCACCCTCTCGTTCGCGGAAGACATCCAGCAGAGTCTCCTGAGGGTGACCGGAGTCCTGGAGCTGCTGGCGGACTTGGCAGCTCACCGGCGAAATGCGCTGCTCACCCTTCACAACCTCTGCTTGTGGCCCGCCAACAAGCCTCACGTCATTGCCAGTG ACAAAGCCATGAAGAcgctcctctgctgcctggaAAGCAAAGAGATGGAGACTCGCTGTATGGGAGCGTCCGCACTTTGGGCCTTGCTCCATAACAATCAGAGG GCCAAGACGACGATGAAGTGTCCCTCAATACGACGGAGAATTGACGAGGCACACACCATCTCTAAGAAAG ctgcagagaacaaTCCGGATCCGATGGGTCCCTACCTATTGAAGTGCTTTGAAAACCTTTCCCAGCTGCTAAATAACTGa
- the cd226 gene encoding CD226 antigen isoform X2 — MDAVQKDHWYFVVLIFLPFLRVAVQQKEAVTVRLEEGMILACLCPWNGNLSMVSWTKIPDKVPIAVFHPEYGSSFSRQHMERIEFLRTAPMDGSISMKNVTHQDIGIYHCSVQTFPGGPWITSVQVEDLDEPPEEGEDDDDDDEEGGEDIAEHPTPEGILADVQLVAEQDSNLTISCNHKHDGTVYQALLERMPSGHPWGIIGVCKQVEGSLVGEDYSDRGQVSCADSLDVNLHLTGVVLDDRGFYRCTFNTDAGVRTTTVLLTVVTPGGFSLSLYMMYIYIGAGCAGLLLVLVVLILAIRQRKKSRREEYRVKLHPSQRQKWRQWQ, encoded by the exons ATGGACGCTGTACAAAAGGACCACTGGTACTTTGTGGTACTCatctttctcccttttctcaGAG TTGCTGTCCAGCAGAAAGAGGCCGTTACAGTCCGACTGGAGGAAGGGATGATCCTCGCCTGTCTGTGCCCCTGGAACGGCAACCTCAGCATGGTGTCCTGGACCAAAATACCCGACAAGGTTCCCATAGCCGTGTTCCACCCAGAGTACGGCTCGTCCTTCTCTCGCCAACACATGGAGAGGATAGAGTTCCTGAGGACCGCGCCCATGGACGGAAGCATTTCCATGAAGAACGTCACTCATCAGGACATCGGGATTTACCACTGCTCAGTTCAGACGTTCCCTGGAGGACCCTGGATCACGAGCGTACAGGTGGAGGATTTAG ATGAGCCGcctgaagaaggagaagatgatgatgatgatgatgaagaaggaggagaagacatCGCAGAGCACCCCACCCCAGAGGGGATTTTGGCAGACGTACAGTTGGTGGCGGAGCAGGACAGCAACCTGACCATCAGCTGCAACCACAAGCACGACGGCACCGTTTACCAGGCCCTGCTGGAGAGGATGCCGTCCGGCCATCCCTGGGGCATCATCGGCGTGTGCAAGCAGGTGGAGGGGAGCCTGGTGGGCGAGGACTACAGCGACAGGGGGCAGGTCAGCTGCGCTGACAGCCTGGATGTCAACCTGCACCTGACGGGTGTGGTGCTGGACGATAGGGGTTTCTACCGCTGCACCTTCAACACAGATGCGGGGGTGCGGACCACCACCGTGCTGCTCACGGTCGTCACTCCAG GTGGATTCAGCCTGTCTCTGTACATgatgtatatttacatcggggCTGGATGTGCAGGGCTTCTTCTCGTCCTAGTCGTCCTCATACTAGCTATAAGGCAAAG gaagaagagcaggagagaggagtaCCGAGTCAAACTGCACCCGTCTCAGAGACAG AAATGGAGGCAGTGGCAGTAA